The region TTTTAAACCTGAATCAAGATTTCCGGGTTTATCTAAAGGCACAGGCAGCATATATACTGTTTCGTCAAAACTTGTATAGGCATTAAGATGCTGTCCAAATTTCACTCCAATAGATTGTAAGAAATCTACCAGCTTGTTATCCGGGAAATTTTTGGTACCGTTAAAGTTCATGTGTTCCATAAAGTGTGCAAGTCCTCTTTGATTTTCATCTTCAAGAATAGAACCTGCATTAATTGCCAATCGGAAATCCACTTTCTTCTCAGGCATCGTATTCTTTTTAATATAATACTTCATACCGTTTGGAAGCGTCCCTGTTCTTACAGAAGGATCAACCGGAATGTTTTGTGCAAAAATATTTGCTCCCGTTAAAAAAATGACAGCAAATGACAGTAAATTTTTTTTCATGTAAATACTTTTTAATTTGAAAACTAAAAGTATTAATATTTTTCAATTACATAAAATTTACTTCAAAACAATATAGTTAAAATAAAGTTAATTGTAATAAAATTAAAAAAACCGCAGGTAAACCGCGGTTTTTTTAACTAATTTTTATATTTATAATATCTAGCTCCTTTCAGAACCGGATTTTCTGTTTCTGTATAATCCAGTCCGAAACCTTTCTTATCATCTACAACTGAATTTTCTACCTGTTTGCGGTGAAGCTTTTCGTAAGTAGAAAAATCAATGGGTTGACGTTCCTTCAGATTTTCGAAGAGATTCCATTTTTCAACAACACTTTTCCAGTTAGCGCCTATTGTAGCTTCGAAAACTTTCGACTTGGAACCGCTACCGTAAGCAAAGAAACCTATTTTCTTTCCGCTAAGATCTTCACCTTCATTAGCAGATACCTGCAGCGCAGACAGTAACGCCATAAATACTGAAGCTGTATACATATTACCAATTTCGGAGGATGCACGCTGAGAAGTTTCTATTTTTTCATTTACCAGAGCTTTGTAAGCATCGCTTCCGGCAACAGCTTTCAGATCTTCATTTGTAGCATGAGGCAGATTGTTTTCGATAGCGAAAATTTCACTGAAAATTCTTTTACCGTGGAATGCGTAAGGCAAATGGAATATCAGGAATCTCCAGTCTGCAAATGCATTTCCGGAAACACCTTTCTCTTCTTTAAAGTGCTGGTATGCTTCACGGATTCTGTCTTTAAAACATTCGTTTGAATACTGTCCGTCGAAAACAGGTTCATCGGAAAATACTTCAATTTTATCCGGAAAGTTTTCCGGAGCATTATTCAGATCTGAT is a window of Elizabethkingia anophelis R26 DNA encoding:
- a CDS encoding hydroxymethylglutaryl-CoA synthase family protein, with the protein product MKVGVEAASYYVPHLYLEIKELAENRGIDPLKLEKGLGLHKMAFPDVHEDAATFAAEALLRLINDYNINPKEISRVYLGTESALDAAKPTATLAVQMVEQALEEKHGSRSFKNCDALDMTFACIGGVDALQNAIDFLRVNPGKKAVVIASDYAKYELASGGEYTQGGGAVALLVSSQPDLLEIENHWGVGMDSVFDFFKPRRHYNKSDLNNAPENFPDKIEVFSDEPVFDGQYSNECFKDRIREAYQHFKEEKGVSGNAFADWRFLIFHLPYAFHGKRIFSEIFAIENNLPHATNEDLKAVAGSDAYKALVNEKIETSQRASSEIGNMYTASVFMALLSALQVSANEGEDLSGKKIGFFAYGSGSKSKVFEATIGANWKSVVEKWNLFENLKERQPIDFSTYEKLHRKQVENSVVDDKKGFGLDYTETENPVLKGARYYKYKN